One Streptomyces mobaraensis NBRC 13819 = DSM 40847 DNA segment encodes these proteins:
- a CDS encoding dihydrofolate reductase family protein, which produces MRTLISTAFVSLDGVVEAPGGEPGYRNSGWTFKDVEFLPEAFEIKGREQEEATAMLLGRRSYEAFAAVWPDMEDFAGYRVMPKYVVSTTLAESDLVTNWGETTILRSLDEVAALKESEGGPIIVHGSAALNRSLSDAGLIDRYHLLVFPLLLGAGKRLFSTTDKDTQKLRLVEHEAYANGLQKNVFEVVR; this is translated from the coding sequence ATGCGCACTCTGATCAGCACCGCCTTCGTCTCGCTCGACGGCGTCGTGGAAGCCCCGGGCGGCGAGCCCGGATACCGGAATTCCGGGTGGACCTTCAAGGACGTGGAGTTCCTTCCCGAGGCGTTCGAGATCAAGGGGCGTGAGCAGGAGGAGGCCACCGCGATGCTGCTCGGCCGGAGGAGTTACGAGGCGTTCGCCGCGGTGTGGCCGGACATGGAGGACTTCGCCGGTTACCGGGTGATGCCGAAGTACGTCGTCTCCACGACGCTCGCCGAGAGCGACCTGGTGACGAACTGGGGCGAGACCACGATCCTGCGCTCCCTCGACGAGGTCGCCGCGCTGAAGGAGAGCGAGGGCGGCCCGATCATCGTCCACGGCAGTGCCGCGCTGAACCGGAGCCTTTCCGACGCCGGTCTGATCGACCGCTACCACCTGCTCGTCTTCCCGCTGCTGCTGGGCGCGGGCAAGCGCCTCTTCAGCACCACGGACAAGGACACCCAGAAGCTGCGGCTGGTGGAGCACGAGGCGTACGCCAACGGCCTGCAGAAGAACGTGTTCGAGGTCGTCCGCTGA
- a CDS encoding DUF3995 domain-containing protein: MIERYPRTVPYRLSRRGSGAGPGLAAAVWGAVFAVPSFVWATGRTFGARTTVSPSLVELARDRVTWFVAVLWVTGFLKLLGALLGIGLTRRRGPGLSRLMVFCGGGAAVLLVWHGGLFVLDGVLVETGALSAAPEIVDLTLWYLCLWGPWFIAGGLAFGAATARYARHRDTPREVRRLGAAGALGALLLSLASAVTGIG, from the coding sequence GTGATCGAGCGATACCCGCGAACCGTCCCGTACCGCCTCTCCCGTCGGGGATCCGGCGCGGGGCCGGGCCTCGCCGCCGCGGTGTGGGGGGCCGTCTTCGCCGTGCCGAGCTTCGTCTGGGCGACGGGCCGCACCTTCGGCGCGCGGACGACGGTGTCGCCGTCCCTGGTGGAGCTCGCCCGCGACCGGGTGACGTGGTTCGTAGCCGTCCTGTGGGTGACGGGATTCCTGAAGCTCCTCGGGGCGCTGCTGGGGATCGGCCTGACGCGTCGGCGCGGCCCGGGGCTCAGCCGTCTCATGGTGTTCTGCGGCGGCGGCGCGGCGGTCCTGCTCGTCTGGCACGGCGGCCTCTTCGTCCTGGACGGGGTGCTGGTGGAGACCGGGGCGCTGTCGGCCGCGCCGGAGATCGTGGACCTGACGCTCTGGTACCTCTGCCTGTGGGGGCCGTGGTTCATCGCCGGCGGCCTGGCCTTCGGCGCCGCCACCGCGCGGTACGCCCGCCACCGGGACACCCCGCGCGAGGTGCGCCGCCTCGGCGCCGCGGGGGCGCTGGGCGCGCTGCTGCTGTCACTGGCGTCGGCGGTCACCGGGATCGGCTGA
- a CDS encoding acyl-CoA dehydrogenase family protein codes for MTDHGPQPVERQLPTEEAKDLLALVRDLVQREIAPRAAAEEEAGHFPRDLFRLLSSSGLLGLPYPEEFGGGGQPYEVYLQVLEELAAARLTVGLGVSVHSLACHGLAGYGGKEQKAEHLPAMLGGGLLGAYCLSEPQSGSDAASLRTRAVRDGDDWVLTGTKAWITHGGIADFYTVLARTGGEGAHGITAFLVPGDAPGLTPAAPERKMGMKGSPTAQLHFDGVRVPDARRIGEEGQGFPIALSALDSGRLGIAACAVGVAQAALDEALAFVTGRRQFGRPLADFQGLRFLLADMATQIEAGRALYLAAARLRDQGLPFSRQAAMAKLFCTDAAMRVTTDAVQLMGGYGYTADFPAERYMREAKVLQIVEGTNQIQRMVIARHLAGPESR; via the coding sequence ATGACCGACCACGGCCCGCAGCCGGTGGAGCGCCAGCTGCCCACCGAGGAAGCCAAGGACCTGCTCGCGCTGGTGCGCGACCTGGTGCAGCGGGAGATCGCCCCGCGGGCGGCGGCCGAGGAGGAGGCGGGGCACTTCCCCCGGGACCTCTTCCGGCTGCTGTCCTCGTCCGGGCTGCTCGGTCTGCCCTACCCGGAGGAGTTCGGGGGCGGAGGCCAGCCGTACGAGGTCTACCTCCAGGTCCTGGAGGAACTGGCCGCCGCGCGGCTGACGGTGGGCCTCGGCGTCAGCGTCCACTCGCTCGCCTGCCACGGCCTCGCCGGTTACGGCGGCAAGGAGCAGAAGGCGGAGCACCTGCCCGCGATGCTCGGCGGCGGGCTCCTCGGCGCGTACTGCCTCTCCGAGCCGCAGTCCGGCTCCGACGCCGCGTCCCTGCGCACCCGCGCCGTCCGCGACGGCGACGACTGGGTCCTCACCGGCACCAAGGCGTGGATCACGCACGGCGGGATCGCCGACTTCTACACCGTCCTGGCCCGGACGGGCGGCGAGGGCGCGCACGGCATCACCGCGTTCCTGGTGCCCGGCGACGCCCCGGGGCTGACGCCCGCCGCGCCCGAGCGCAAGATGGGCATGAAGGGGTCGCCGACCGCGCAGCTGCACTTCGACGGCGTACGCGTCCCGGACGCGCGCCGCATCGGTGAGGAGGGCCAGGGCTTCCCCATCGCCCTGTCGGCCCTCGACTCCGGCCGGCTCGGCATCGCCGCCTGCGCCGTCGGCGTCGCCCAGGCGGCCCTGGACGAGGCGCTGGCCTTCGTCACCGGGCGGCGGCAGTTCGGCCGGCCCCTCGCGGACTTCCAGGGGCTGCGCTTCCTGCTGGCCGACATGGCCACGCAGATCGAGGCAGGCCGGGCCCTCTACCTCGCCGCCGCCCGGCTGCGCGACCAGGGGCTGCCGTTCTCCCGGCAGGCGGCCATGGCCAAGCTGTTCTGCACCGACGCGGCGATGCGGGTCACCACCGACGCCGTCCAGCTCATGGGCGGGTACGGCTACACGGCGGACTTCCCGGCGGAGCGGTACATGCGCGAGGCGAAGGTCCTCCAGATCGTGGAGGGCACCAACCAGATCCAGCGGATGGTGATCGCCCGTCACCTGGCGGGGCCCGAGTCGCGGTAA
- a CDS encoding FecCD family ABC transporter permease, whose translation MATLAVAAEKEEREDGREPRTFLVAGVLVVALVVALVASVCLGSTRVPVGDVWSAVVRGVTGDDLAPGTHDLIVWRLRVPRALLAALVGAGLGLVGTATQALVRNPLADPYLLGISSGASLGAVAAIVLGVGAGGAFGLGLSAAAFAGALASFALVWAMARRGGGFSPLRLVLAGVGIGQFLSGFTHYLVLQAGDDQQTHGVLFWLMGSLGGAQWSTLTAPLVAVGLGLAALLARARALDALLMGDETAAGLGVDVGRLRRELFVVTSVLTGVLVSVSGAIGFVGLMVPHVCRMVVGGAHRRLLPIAALFGAVLLVVVDLVARTALPDQELPVGVVTALIGAPTLLYLLDRRLERG comes from the coding sequence ATGGCGACGCTCGCGGTGGCCGCGGAGAAGGAGGAACGGGAGGACGGGCGCGAGCCCCGGACGTTCCTCGTGGCCGGGGTGCTGGTCGTCGCGCTGGTCGTCGCGCTGGTCGCCTCGGTGTGCCTGGGGTCGACCCGGGTGCCGGTGGGCGACGTGTGGTCGGCGGTGGTCCGGGGGGTGACGGGCGACGATCTGGCGCCCGGCACCCACGACCTGATCGTGTGGCGGCTGCGGGTGCCGCGGGCGTTGCTGGCGGCGCTGGTCGGCGCGGGTCTGGGGCTGGTCGGCACGGCCACCCAGGCGCTGGTCCGCAATCCGCTCGCCGACCCGTACCTGCTGGGCATCTCCAGCGGCGCGTCCCTGGGGGCGGTCGCCGCGATCGTTCTCGGGGTCGGCGCCGGCGGGGCGTTCGGCCTGGGCCTGTCGGCCGCCGCGTTCGCCGGGGCCCTGGCGTCGTTCGCCCTGGTGTGGGCGATGGCCCGGCGCGGCGGCGGCTTCTCCCCGCTGCGGCTGGTGCTGGCGGGGGTGGGCATCGGGCAGTTCCTGTCCGGGTTCACCCACTACCTGGTGCTCCAGGCAGGCGACGACCAGCAGACGCACGGGGTGCTGTTCTGGCTGATGGGGTCGCTGGGCGGGGCCCAGTGGTCGACGCTGACGGCGCCCCTGGTGGCCGTCGGCCTGGGGCTGGCCGCGCTGCTGGCCCGGGCGCGGGCACTGGACGCGCTGCTGATGGGCGACGAGACGGCGGCCGGCCTGGGCGTCGATGTGGGCCGTCTGCGCCGTGAGTTGTTCGTGGTGACCAGTGTGCTGACGGGTGTGCTGGTGTCGGTGTCGGGGGCGATCGGCTTCGTGGGGCTGATGGTTCCGCACGTGTGCCGGATGGTCGTCGGCGGCGCCCACCGCCGGCTGCTGCCGATCGCCGCCCTGTTCGGGGCCGTGCTGCTGGTGGTGGTCGACCTGGTGGCCCGGACGGCCCTGCCGGACCAGGAGCTTCCGGTGGGCGTCGTCACCGCCCTGATCGGCGCCCCGACCCTGCTCTACCTGCTCGACCGCCGCCTGGAGAGGGGATAG
- a CDS encoding ABC transporter substrate-binding protein → MRPRAWCGVLAAVALTATACGGGGGNDGEAGKEGASGGSGGKGFPVSVQDCSGAKTTFDGPPKKIVTSNAAALELLLWLGAGDRIAGTGFPPGKGAVPRQFADQAAKVPVLGKTVIPKEKLLGSGADVYIDSFSSMKNMRGAGDAPTPEEFKAAGIKHIFLKSTACAAMNKSPRTDLSGIESDIEELGRVTGTSARAAELVADMRKKTDGVRDALKDVPEDKRPSYFLFDFDAGTKQPMAVCNRQVANAVITQGGGRNVFADCDGDFKPVGWEDVVAKNPDFIQLAVRNRGGEEANRKAFAEAEDFLKSFPATKDLKAVKEGRFLRIGSERTTIAGVRSADTVREIAHVLHPDKVK, encoded by the coding sequence ATGCGCCCTCGTGCGTGGTGCGGTGTGCTGGCCGCGGTGGCCCTGACGGCGACGGCTTGTGGCGGTGGCGGCGGTAACGACGGGGAGGCCGGGAAGGAGGGCGCTTCGGGGGGCTCGGGCGGCAAGGGCTTCCCGGTGAGCGTCCAGGACTGCTCGGGTGCGAAGACGACGTTCGACGGACCGCCGAAGAAGATCGTGACGAGCAACGCCGCGGCCCTGGAGCTGCTGCTGTGGCTGGGCGCGGGCGACCGGATCGCCGGTACGGGCTTCCCGCCCGGGAAGGGCGCGGTGCCGCGGCAGTTCGCGGACCAGGCGGCGAAGGTGCCGGTCCTGGGCAAGACGGTGATCCCCAAGGAGAAGCTGCTGGGCTCGGGCGCGGACGTCTACATCGACTCGTTCTCGTCCATGAAGAACATGCGCGGCGCCGGTGACGCGCCCACGCCGGAGGAGTTCAAGGCGGCCGGCATCAAGCACATCTTCCTCAAGTCGACGGCGTGCGCGGCCATGAACAAGTCGCCGCGCACCGACCTGTCGGGCATCGAGTCGGACATCGAGGAGCTGGGCCGCGTCACCGGCACCTCGGCGCGGGCCGCCGAGCTGGTGGCGGACATGCGGAAGAAGACGGACGGCGTCCGGGACGCGCTCAAGGACGTGCCGGAGGACAAGCGGCCGTCGTACTTCCTCTTCGACTTCGACGCGGGCACCAAGCAGCCCATGGCGGTGTGCAACCGGCAGGTCGCCAACGCCGTCATCACCCAGGGCGGGGGCCGCAACGTCTTCGCCGACTGCGACGGCGACTTCAAGCCCGTCGGCTGGGAGGACGTGGTGGCGAAGAATCCGGACTTCATCCAGCTCGCCGTGCGCAACCGGGGCGGCGAGGAGGCGAACCGCAAGGCGTTCGCCGAGGCGGAGGACTTCCTCAAGTCCTTCCCCGCGACGAAGGACCTGAAGGCCGTCAAGGAGGGCCGTTTCCTGCGCATCGGATCCGAGCGGACGACGATCGCCGGTGTGCGCAGCGCGGACACCGTACGGGAGATCGCGCACGTCCTGCACCCGGACAAGGTCAAGTAG
- a CDS encoding DUF6230 family protein yields MSGSDRNLPEGRTAWKRTALIALPAVLAVGAMATGMAQGALAASFAVSGTHFQVSSGRLTSDGLASYVQTDRSVDGKGHPVALLGIGNARLSDICQAASVPTPLGKVTFKLTAGGRAGEVTASDLVIDGEDLVGDAEFGTAQIGRDASTLDRVPGVKGDAGAFGLQAGKVTVAGVRSHAWSATGGNFRLKGLKLQVNLDGDQCF; encoded by the coding sequence GTGAGCGGATCAGACCGAAATCTTCCGGAGGGCCGTACCGCCTGGAAGCGGACCGCCCTGATCGCCCTGCCGGCGGTGCTCGCGGTGGGCGCGATGGCCACGGGGATGGCGCAGGGCGCGCTCGCGGCCTCGTTCGCCGTCTCCGGCACGCACTTCCAGGTGTCGTCGGGCAGGCTGACCAGCGACGGGCTGGCCTCGTACGTGCAGACCGACCGGTCCGTCGACGGCAAGGGGCATCCGGTGGCCCTGCTGGGCATCGGCAACGCCCGGCTGAGCGACATCTGCCAGGCCGCCTCCGTGCCCACGCCGTTGGGCAAGGTCACGTTCAAGCTCACGGCCGGCGGGCGGGCCGGCGAGGTGACGGCGAGCGATCTGGTGATCGACGGCGAGGACCTCGTCGGGGACGCGGAGTTCGGGACGGCGCAGATCGGCCGGGACGCGTCGACGCTCGACCGGGTGCCGGGGGTGAAGGGCGACGCCGGCGCGTTCGGGCTCCAGGCGGGGAAGGTGACGGTGGCGGGCGTGCGGTCGCACGCCTGGTCGGCCACGGGCGGCAACTTCCGGTTGAAGGGCCTGAAGCTCCAGGTGAACCTGGACGGCGACCAGTGCTTCTGA
- a CDS encoding amidohydrolase, translating into MSERPRTTLLRNGDVHSPADPFATAMVVEGGHIAWVGSEGAADSFADGVDEVIDLQGALVTPAFTDAHVHTTATGLALTGLDLSGAATLGEALERVRAYAAARPGDRILLGHGWDAARWPEGRPPSRAELDAAADGRPLYLTRVDVHSAVVTTALLDLVPNARDLRGFTPDGPLTDDAHHAVRSTAHAAVTPAQRTEAQRAALARAVSLGIGSVHECAGPLISGEDDLTGLLRLAAEEPGPRVVGYWAEAFTSVNQLAKIRELGAHGAAGDLFVDGSLGSHTACLHEPYADAPGATGTAHLDADTVAAHVAACTEAGVQAGFHAIGDAALTTVVTGVRAAAEKVGLDRVRAARHRVEHAEMLTPEHIAAFAESALTASVQPAFDAAWGGDDGMYAARLGRERARTLNPYAAMLRAGVPLALGSDSPVTPLDPWGTIRAAAFHRTPEHRVSVRAAFTAHTRGGWRAIGRDDAGVLVPGAPADYAVWEAGDLVVQVPDARVANWSTDPRSGTPGLPELVPGGQLPRCVRTVVAGRTVYAA; encoded by the coding sequence ATGAGCGAGCGCCCCCGAACCACCCTCCTCCGCAACGGCGACGTGCACAGCCCCGCCGACCCCTTCGCCACCGCCATGGTCGTCGAAGGCGGCCACATCGCCTGGGTCGGCTCGGAAGGGGCCGCCGACTCCTTCGCCGACGGCGTCGACGAGGTGATCGACCTCCAGGGCGCCCTCGTGACCCCCGCGTTCACAGACGCACATGTGCACACCACTGCCACCGGCCTGGCGCTGACCGGCCTCGACCTCTCCGGCGCGGCCACGCTCGGGGAGGCGCTGGAGCGGGTGCGGGCGTACGCCGCCGCCCGGCCGGGTGACCGGATCCTGCTGGGGCACGGGTGGGACGCCGCCCGGTGGCCCGAGGGGCGGCCGCCGTCCCGGGCGGAACTCGACGCCGCCGCCGACGGCCGGCCGCTCTACCTCACCCGGGTCGACGTGCACTCGGCGGTGGTCACCACCGCCCTCCTCGACCTCGTCCCCAACGCCCGTGACCTGCGCGGATTCACCCCCGACGGGCCCCTGACGGACGACGCCCACCACGCCGTCCGCAGCACCGCGCACGCCGCCGTCACCCCCGCCCAGCGCACCGAGGCGCAGCGCGCCGCGCTGGCCCGGGCGGTCTCGCTGGGCATCGGCTCGGTGCACGAGTGCGCCGGTCCGCTGATCTCCGGCGAGGACGACCTGACCGGGCTGCTGCGGCTGGCCGCCGAGGAGCCGGGCCCCCGCGTCGTCGGCTACTGGGCCGAGGCGTTCACCTCCGTGAACCAGCTGGCGAAGATCAGGGAGCTGGGTGCGCACGGCGCGGCCGGCGACCTCTTCGTGGACGGCTCGCTCGGCTCCCACACGGCCTGCCTGCACGAGCCGTACGCCGACGCCCCCGGAGCCACCGGCACCGCGCACCTCGACGCCGACACCGTCGCCGCGCACGTCGCCGCCTGCACCGAGGCCGGCGTCCAGGCCGGTTTCCACGCCATCGGCGACGCCGCGCTCACCACCGTCGTCACCGGCGTCCGGGCGGCGGCCGAGAAGGTCGGACTGGACCGGGTCCGCGCCGCCCGGCACCGGGTCGAGCACGCCGAGATGCTCACGCCCGAGCACATCGCCGCGTTCGCCGAGTCGGCGCTCACGGCCTCCGTCCAGCCCGCCTTCGACGCCGCCTGGGGAGGTGACGACGGCATGTACGCCGCGCGGCTGGGCCGGGAGCGGGCCCGCACCCTCAACCCGTACGCGGCGATGCTGCGCGCCGGCGTCCCGCTGGCGCTCGGCTCCGACAGCCCGGTCACCCCGCTCGACCCCTGGGGCACGATCCGCGCCGCCGCCTTCCACCGCACCCCCGAGCACCGCGTCTCGGTGCGTGCGGCCTTCACCGCGCACACCCGCGGCGGCTGGCGGGCGATCGGCCGGGACGACGCGGGCGTGCTGGTGCCGGGGGCGCCCGCCGACTACGCGGTGTGGGAGGCCGGCGACCTGGTGGTGCAGGTGCCGGACGCACGCGTCGCCAACTGGTCCACCGATCCACGCTCGGGCACCCCGGGCCTGCCGGAGCTGGTCCCCGGCGGTCAACTGCCCCGCTGCGTCCGCACGGTGGTCGCCGGACGCACCGTGTACGCCGCCTGA
- a CDS encoding Lrp/AsnC family transcriptional regulator produces the protein MEELDKEIVELLVKDGRMSYTDLGKATGLSTSAVHQRVRRLEQRGVIRGYAAVVDPEAVGLPLTAFISVKPFDPSAPDDIADRLAEIPEIEACHSVAGDENYILKVRVATPLELEHLLARIRSLAGVSTRTTIVLSTPYEARPPRVG, from the coding sequence GTGGAGGAGCTGGACAAAGAGATCGTGGAACTGCTCGTCAAGGACGGGCGGATGAGCTACACCGACCTGGGCAAGGCCACCGGCCTGTCCACCTCGGCGGTGCACCAGCGTGTGCGCCGGCTCGAACAGCGCGGGGTCATCCGCGGCTACGCCGCGGTGGTCGACCCGGAGGCGGTGGGGCTGCCGCTGACCGCCTTCATCTCGGTGAAGCCGTTCGATCCGAGCGCGCCGGACGACATCGCGGACCGGCTGGCGGAGATCCCCGAGATCGAGGCGTGCCACAGTGTCGCGGGGGACGAGAACTACATCCTCAAGGTGCGGGTGGCCACGCCGCTGGAGCTGGAGCATCTGCTCGCGCGGATCCGGTCGTTGGCGGGGGTGTCGACGCGGACGACGATCGTCCTGTCGACGCCGTACGAGGCGCGTCCGCCGCGGGTGGGGTGA
- a CDS encoding TetR/AcrR family transcriptional regulator, which translates to MNDSQQRGSERAQARRAELIAVGRKLFADTSYDALSMDDIARHAGVAKGLIYYYFSSKRGYYLAIIEDAVAELVQRAGSTHDLPPVERVHHTVDGYLRYAQHHQAAYRAIVTGGVGFDADVLAIRDRVREQLLTAMARAAWGRTDLPPVARTALVGWLSAVEGVTLDWLARRELPRELVCGVLVRALGDALRMVEEYEPTCPAPERTRW; encoded by the coding sequence TTGAACGATAGTCAACAGCGCGGAAGCGAGCGGGCGCAGGCGCGCCGGGCCGAACTCATCGCCGTCGGGCGGAAGCTGTTCGCCGACACGTCCTACGACGCCCTGTCCATGGACGACATAGCGCGGCACGCGGGCGTCGCCAAAGGGCTGATCTACTACTACTTCAGCAGCAAGCGCGGCTACTACCTCGCCATCATCGAGGACGCCGTCGCCGAACTCGTCCAGCGCGCCGGCTCCACCCACGACCTGCCGCCCGTCGAGCGCGTCCACCACACCGTCGACGGCTACCTCCGCTACGCCCAGCACCACCAGGCCGCGTACCGCGCCATCGTCACCGGCGGCGTCGGCTTCGACGCCGACGTCCTCGCGATCCGCGACCGCGTCCGCGAACAGCTCCTGACCGCGATGGCCCGGGCCGCCTGGGGGCGCACCGACCTTCCGCCCGTCGCCCGCACCGCCCTCGTCGGCTGGCTGTCGGCGGTGGAAGGGGTGACGCTGGACTGGCTCGCCCGCCGAGAGTTGCCCCGGGAGCTGGTGTGCGGGGTGCTGGTGCGGGCGTTGGGGGACGCGCTGCGGATGGTCGAGGAGTACGAGCCGACGTGCCCGGCGCCGGAGCGGACGCGGTGGTGA
- a CDS encoding PTS-dependent dihydroxyacetone kinase phosphotransferase subunit DhaM, whose translation MSHSRELAAATAGLAAALVGTGDPAPVALAGGLPDGGVGTSAELVRTAVAEAGEGAGVVVLCDMGSAVLTVKSLLGTGELADARLVDAPFVEGAVAAVVTASAGGDLAAVLAAAEDARTYRKL comes from the coding sequence GTGTCGCACAGCCGTGAACTGGCCGCCGCCACGGCCGGGCTGGCCGCCGCGCTGGTCGGGACCGGTGACCCGGCGCCCGTCGCGCTCGCGGGCGGGCTGCCCGACGGGGGCGTCGGGACCAGCGCCGAGCTGGTCCGGACGGCGGTCGCGGAGGCCGGCGAGGGAGCCGGCGTGGTGGTCCTGTGCGACATGGGCAGCGCGGTGCTCACGGTGAAGTCCCTGCTCGGTACCGGGGAACTGGCGGACGCCCGGCTGGTGGACGCCCCGTTCGTCGAGGGCGCCGTCGCCGCCGTGGTGACGGCCTCGGCGGGCGGCGACCTGGCCGCCGTTCTGGCGGCGGCCGAGGACGCCCGTACCTACCGCAAGCTCTAG
- a CDS encoding DUF6114 domain-containing protein: MLLRPPALPRLPDGPARRRFRSWRRTRPFWAGTLLVLGGTELLVVPLSPVTVLVSLGLGGLAALGIGLALIAAGLFLWFLPSARHYVSVNALILSVLSFAATNLGGFLVGMALGIAGSAMGFGWTPRGDRTLAVALPAVLLTALAGPSADRAEAAEGPPGRPGPPVTASATPPSVTASRFSPHGFTLAGVSRLPTAEGRLKVIVLKMRAASLSDYRLRTRDGRAAGQLGLSARSLELRGEVTLHLTRFHGCLEGLLCLTFSPDTLPAPPVIPPFVFMTDVTAEQALVTADTITAAGLELRALPGM; encoded by the coding sequence GTGCTTCTGAGGCCACCGGCGCTTCCGCGGCTCCCGGACGGCCCGGCCCGCCGCCGCTTCCGCTCCTGGCGGCGGACCCGGCCCTTCTGGGCCGGCACCCTCCTCGTCCTGGGCGGTACGGAGTTGCTGGTGGTGCCGCTGTCACCGGTGACCGTGCTGGTGAGCCTGGGGCTGGGCGGGCTGGCCGCGCTGGGTATCGGGCTGGCGCTGATCGCGGCGGGGCTGTTCCTGTGGTTCCTGCCGTCGGCACGGCACTACGTCAGCGTCAACGCCCTCATCCTGTCGGTGCTGTCGTTCGCGGCCACCAACCTGGGCGGGTTCCTGGTGGGCATGGCCCTCGGCATCGCGGGCAGCGCGATGGGCTTCGGCTGGACCCCGAGGGGCGACCGCACGCTCGCCGTCGCGCTGCCGGCCGTCCTGCTGACGGCCCTGGCCGGGCCGTCGGCGGACCGGGCGGAGGCGGCGGAGGGGCCCCCGGGACGGCCGGGGCCGCCGGTCACCGCGTCCGCCACTCCCCCGTCCGTCACCGCCTCCCGCTTCTCGCCGCACGGCTTCACCCTCGCCGGGGTGAGCCGACTCCCCACTGCCGAGGGCCGTTTGAAGGTCATCGTCCTCAAGATGCGGGCCGCGTCGCTGAGCGACTACCGACTGCGGACGCGCGACGGCCGGGCGGCCGGGCAACTCGGCCTGAGCGCACGCTCCTTGGAGCTACGCGGAGAGGTGACGCTCCACCTCACCCGGTTCCACGGCTGCCTGGAGGGCCTCCTCTGCCTCACCTTCTCCCCCGACACCCTCCCCGCACCCCCCGTGATCCCGCCCTTCGTCTTCATGACGGACGTCACGGCCGAACAGGCCCTCGTCACCGCTGACACGATCACGGCGGCCGGGCTGGAGCTGCGCGCCCTGCCGGGAATGTGA
- a CDS encoding PIG-L deacetylase family protein, which produces MPDHTTPQQLQPMPTDWRRALAVVAHPDDLEYGASAAIAAWLDEGRTCAYVLATRGEAGIDTLSPAEAGPLREREQRESAAAVGVDTVEFLDHADGVIEYGTALRRDIAAAVRRHRPELVLTLNHHDTWGGVAWNTPDHRAVGRATLDAVADAGNRWIFPELVDDGLTPWNGVRYVAVAGSPRPTHAVDASAGLDRAVASLLCHRTYIEALTDEEPERYCRTFLEGNMKAAGERFGGRPAVAFELFSR; this is translated from the coding sequence ATGCCGGACCACACCACCCCCCAGCAGCTCCAGCCCATGCCCACCGACTGGCGGCGCGCCCTCGCCGTCGTCGCCCACCCCGACGACCTCGAGTACGGGGCGTCCGCCGCCATCGCCGCCTGGCTGGACGAGGGACGCACCTGCGCCTACGTCCTGGCGACGCGCGGCGAGGCGGGCATCGACACCCTGAGCCCCGCCGAGGCCGGACCGCTGCGCGAACGCGAGCAGCGGGAGAGCGCCGCCGCCGTGGGCGTGGACACCGTCGAGTTCCTCGACCACGCGGACGGCGTCATCGAGTACGGCACCGCGCTGCGCCGCGACATCGCCGCCGCCGTCCGCCGTCACCGCCCCGAACTCGTCCTCACCCTCAACCACCACGACACCTGGGGCGGGGTCGCCTGGAACACCCCCGACCACCGGGCCGTCGGCCGGGCCACCCTGGACGCCGTCGCCGACGCCGGGAACCGCTGGATCTTCCCCGAGCTCGTCGACGACGGCCTGACCCCGTGGAACGGCGTGCGCTACGTGGCCGTCGCCGGCTCGCCGCGGCCCACCCACGCGGTGGACGCGAGCGCCGGCCTCGACCGCGCGGTGGCGTCGCTGCTCTGCCACCGCACGTACATCGAGGCACTGACGGACGAGGAACCGGAGCGCTACTGCCGGACCTTCCTGGAGGGCAACATGAAGGCGGCGGGGGAGCGGTTCGGCGGCCGGCCGGCGGTCGCGTTCGAGCTCTTCAGCAGGTGA